The following is a genomic window from Geoalkalibacter halelectricus.
GCCCGCGATCCGATCGTTCCAGCCGCGGCCCTCGGGATCCCGCAGTGCCAGAAAAAAGCCCGCCCCCAGCACCAGCAGACTCATCAGTCCCCCGACGCTGTGCAAAAATGCCTCGGAAAAAAGCAAACCTTGCTCCTCGCTGCCTTCAAGGCGCAACCCGAAGAGCATCTTTCCGGGGGTTTGTCCGAGAAAAAAATGAAAAGCGGTGAAGTAGCCGAAGCAGACCAGAAAAAACAGCAAATAATAAGGCAGGGAGAGGGCGGCCAGTTCGGGCAGGGACGGCAACAGGGCGGTGCCGCCGGGTGGCGCGAGCAGCCGGGTGGCGCTGAGCAGAAACAGCAGAAAGGCCCCGGTAACCAAAAACATATCGAGCCAGAAGGCACCGAGGCGCGCGACGAGGGAAGCGCGCAGGGGCGCCGCGGCCGCCTCGGAAACCAAAAGCTGTGGCGCCTCGGGGTTCGTCGGCACGCCCGCGCCGGCATCTGCCTCCGCCGGTGTTTCAGCGAGCTCCGGAGCCTGCACGGCGGCAGCAGGCTCCGGTTGATCAAAAGGGTCGGGGGCCTCCTCCTTGGCCTTGGCAGCTTTATCCTTGCGCGGCTTTTCATCCTCCTCGCCGAAATCTATTTCCCCCCAGGTGTCCTCCTGCGTTTCGTCCTGTGCAAGCGCCGAGTCAGGGGATTCCCCACCAAGATCATCGAAATCAAGCTCGTCCAGGGCTGGAAGCTCGACATCCTCCCCGGCGGGAAAATCAACCTCGCCCAGATCGGGCAACTCCGCGTGGAGATCCTCCACGGCGGAGGAATCCGCATCGAAATTCAACTCCTCGAGCGCGTCCTCGCCGGCGGCCGCAACCTCGAAAGCGACGTCGTCCGTCGCTTCGACGCGGCTGGTCTCCGCGAAATCCGCCCCATCGTCCTGAAGCAAATCCTCGAGCTCGCTGTCGGTATCCAGGTCGAATCCGTCATCTCCATCAGCCACGGAGCCTGCTCCCGAAGCCGCCTTGGCTTCGGCACCCCCGTCTTCCTGATTCCAGTCGATGCCGAATACATCGTCTTCCTCGCCCGCACCGGCATCGATCGCCGCGGCACCGCCGACCGCCGCTGCCGCGGCAGACCCCGACTCCTCATCCATGAAGCCGTAATCAAAATCGGCATCCTGAGGCTTGGGCGCGACCAGTCCGGCGGCCGCCGCAGTCACCTTCTCGCGATAGGGAAACAGCAGGCTGCGCAGATTGTAGCGTCCCTTGAATTCCTTGAGATCATTGCCGCATTTCTTGCAGCTTTCCAGGTAATCAAAGCTGTTGAAGCCGCACTTCGGACACTTCATGGTGCCTCCTTGGGTGTCGGAATACCAGGGTCCGCCGCAACGGCGCAACCGAGGTCCCCATAGAGATACTGTAAAACGCTCACCACCGCGAACCCCGCGGTTTCGGTGCGCAGAATACGCGGACCGAAATTGACCGGAATAAAACCCGCGGCCCTGGCCCGCTCGACCTCCGCAGCCTCCAGCCCGCCTTCGGGGCCGACCAGGACGGCAGCGGCCCGAGGTTTTTGCCCCGCCAGGATCTCGGCCAAGGGTAGGCTTTGCTCCTCCCACAACAGCAGGCGCAAATCCTCGTCACCGCACAGCGCTTCATCCAGGCCCATGGGCGCGTCGAGCCGCGGCAGGAGGGCGCGGCGGCTCTGCTGGGCGGCTTCGACGACGATTTTTTCCCACCGCTGCGCGCGGCGTTCCCGACGTTCGGGTTCCGGCCGCGCCACGCTGCGGCCGGCCAGCCAGGGCGTGAAGGCGGCCACGCCCAGTTCGGTACCCTTTTGCAAAATCAGGTCCATCTTGTCGCTTTTAGGCAAACCCTGGATCAAACGGATGGGCAAGGTCCGCTCGCGGACCGGTGCGCGGGTGATAACACGGAGGCGAACGCCCTTTTTTGTAAACTCTTCGATCCGGCAGCGACAGCAAAGACCCCGGCCATCGAGCAGCTCGACCTCATCACCCACCCGCGCCCGCAGCACTCGGCCCAGATGGTGCTCAAGCTCGCCGCCCAGCATCACCTCAGCGCCGCGAAGCTGCTCGGCGGGGACGAAGAAACGCCGCATTCAGTCCGCCCGCCGATAGGTGAGACAAATCCACTCATCGCGCTCGCTAAGGCGCGGCCCTTCCAGACCAAAGGGAGCAAAGCCCCTGCGCGCCAAGGACTCCTTCTCGCGCAGAATGCCCGAGAGAATCAAGGTCGCACCCGGCGCCAGGCGCGCCACCAATTCGCCGGCCAGGCGCACGTTTTCCTCAGCGAGGATATTGGCGAGCACGATGTCGAAACCGGCCCCCAGCTCCTCCAGGGGCCGGCTGGTGATTTCCACAGCCGCGGCCATTCCGTTGGCGGCCGCATTGTCCTGTGCGACCCGGCAGGCTTCGGCGTCGAGATCGCAGGCAACCACTTCCCCGGCGCCGAGCATGGCGGCGGCGATGGCGAGAATGCCCGACCCCGTTCCGACATCGAGCACGCGCGGCGCTCGATCCAGGGTGTCCAGGGTCGCGACCAGCGCTTCCAGACACAGCCGGGTAGTGGCGTGGGTGCCGGTGCCAAAGGCCATGCCGGGATCCAGGGTCAAGAGCGCCTCATCCGGCGCGGCGGTCACCTCTTCCCAGCTGGGGCGCACCACCAGTTTGCCGACGCGAAACACGGGAAAGTGCTGTTTCCAGCTCTCCGACCAATCATCGCCGCTCACGGCCTCCAGGCGCGCCTCGCTCCAGCCGTGCGCGAACATGGCGCGCAGGGGGCCTAAGGCCTCGTTGATGCACTTCAGCAGTGCGTCACCATCCTGCTCGGCGGGGAAATAGGCGCGTAGCGGATAACTCTCGGGAGCGTCGGCGTCGGGATCGGGGGCGACAAAGGTGTCGAGCTGCCGTTCGAACACCCGCACGCCCGTGGAACCCAGGGTCGCAAGCCCAGCACAGACCAGATCGACGGCAGCGGCGGGCACGCTGATATGAAGTTCCAACCATTTGTTGTCCATGGATTCTTCTCTAGCAGAGACCATGAAAAAAGACAATAAAAACCTTGACAAAGCCTTAATGTTCAAGTCTAATTCAGAACAGTTAATGAGGCCTTGGCGGCGGTGCGGCGCACGCATCGGGAAGTTATCTGGAATTCATTGCACGGAAACAAATTCAACGGATCCAGGGGCATGGCGAATCTCCAACACATTTTCCTGCTTTCCGACGCCACGGGAGAAACCGCCGAAAAAACCGTCGCGGCGGCCCTGACCCAGTTTCGCGATCTCTCCGCGCGGGTACGACGCATCAGCAACGTGCGCACCAAGAACCAGGCCTACGAGGCCCTGGATCTGGCCTTGCAGCACCAGGCCCTGGTGGTCTACACCATCGTCAATCGCGAACTTGCCCAGTTGATTCACGACGAGTGCGATGCCCTGGGGTTGCCGAGCATCGATCTGATCACGCCCCTGCTCATGCGCCTGTCGGAATTCTTCGGCATCTCTCCCCGGGAGATGCCGGGATTGCTGCACGGCGTCAACGAGGTCTACTTTCACCGCATCGATGCGGTGGAATTCACCGTCAAGCACGATGACGGCCAGGAGCTGCGCAACCTGCACAAGGCCGACATCGTGCTGGTGGGCGTTTCGCGTACCAGCAAGACGCCCCTTTCCATTTATCTGGCCCACAAGGGCTGGAAGGTTGCCAATGTCCCCCTGGTGCCGGGCATCGATCCGCCCAAGGAGTTGTTCGAAGTCGATCAGAAACGCGTGGCCGCCCTGCTCATCGACCCGCAGCGCCTGATGGAATTGCGCGCCTCGCGCCTGCGCAATCTCGGCCAGGATCCGCGCAGCGCCTACGCGAACTATGAAAGCATCGAAGAGGAAATCGCCTTTGCAC
Proteins encoded in this region:
- a CDS encoding 16S rRNA (uracil(1498)-N(3))-methyltransferase, whose protein sequence is MRRFFVPAEQLRGAEVMLGGELEHHLGRVLRARVGDEVELLDGRGLCCRCRIEEFTKKGVRLRVITRAPVRERTLPIRLIQGLPKSDKMDLILQKGTELGVAAFTPWLAGRSVARPEPERRERRAQRWEKIVVEAAQQSRRALLPRLDAPMGLDEALCGDEDLRLLLWEEQSLPLAEILAGQKPRAAAVLVGPEGGLEAAEVERARAAGFIPVNFGPRILRTETAGFAVVSVLQYLYGDLGCAVAADPGIPTPKEAP
- the prmA gene encoding 50S ribosomal protein L11 methyltransferase — protein: MDNKWLELHISVPAAAVDLVCAGLATLGSTGVRVFERQLDTFVAPDPDADAPESYPLRAYFPAEQDGDALLKCINEALGPLRAMFAHGWSEARLEAVSGDDWSESWKQHFPVFRVGKLVVRPSWEEVTAAPDEALLTLDPGMAFGTGTHATTRLCLEALVATLDTLDRAPRVLDVGTGSGILAIAAAMLGAGEVVACDLDAEACRVAQDNAAANGMAAAVEITSRPLEELGAGFDIVLANILAEENVRLAGELVARLAPGATLILSGILREKESLARRGFAPFGLEGPRLSERDEWICLTYRRAD
- a CDS encoding pyruvate, water dikinase regulatory protein, which codes for MANLQHIFLLSDATGETAEKTVAAALTQFRDLSARVRRISNVRTKNQAYEALDLALQHQALVVYTIVNRELAQLIHDECDALGLPSIDLITPLLMRLSEFFGISPREMPGLLHGVNEVYFHRIDAVEFTVKHDDGQELRNLHKADIVLVGVSRTSKTPLSIYLAHKGWKVANVPLVPGIDPPKELFEVDQKRVAALLIDPQRLMELRASRLRNLGQDPRSAYANYESIEEEIAFARRFFRRQRWAIIDVSGKAVEESANEVLVKLKLK
- a CDS encoding RDD family protein: MKCPKCGFNSFDYLESCKKCGNDLKEFKGRYNLRSLLFPYREKVTAAAAGLVAPKPQDADFDYGFMDEESGSAAAAAVGGAAAIDAGAGEEDDVFGIDWNQEDGGAEAKAASGAGSVADGDDGFDLDTDSELEDLLQDDGADFAETSRVEATDDVAFEVAAAGEDALEELNFDADSSAVEDLHAELPDLGEVDFPAGEDVELPALDELDFDDLGGESPDSALAQDETQEDTWGEIDFGEEDEKPRKDKAAKAKEEAPDPFDQPEPAAAVQAPELAETPAEADAGAGVPTNPEAPQLLVSEAAAAPLRASLVARLGAFWLDMFLVTGAFLLFLLSATRLLAPPGGTALLPSLPELAALSLPYYLLFFLVCFGYFTAFHFFLGQTPGKMLFGLRLEGSEEQGLLFSEAFLHSVGGLMSLLVLGAGFFLALRDPEGRGWNDRIAGTRLVAVPLEE